One genomic segment of Gossypium arboreum isolate Shixiya-1 chromosome 3, ASM2569848v2, whole genome shotgun sequence includes these proteins:
- the LOC108474442 gene encoding putative pentatricopeptide repeat-containing protein At5g08310, mitochondrial — MALSRIIKSNQTLVKSIKLIPPNSSLLHSCKSPLFFPSNQRRSICAKHRNDNFLSSDQINISNAFISILIKQPFSPNNPELNNLVPLLTHKIVESVLNNLKNWRLAQQFFTWVSSLPGYKHNIYTYNAMASILSRARQNAQLKALALDVVDSNCSMNPGALGFFIRCLGSVGLVDEANNLFDQVQRIGLCVPNSYSYNCLLEALSKSNLIDLVEIRLKEMRNLGLEFDKYTLTPVLQVYCIAGQFDQALSVFNEMLERGWVDEHVLSILVVAFSKWGEVDKAIELIDLMEERGMRLNEKTFYVLIHGFVRESRMDKALCLFDKIRKLGFCRSVSLFDVMIGGLCKNNEREKALSLYSEMKELGIDPDFGILTKLIYSFSEEEEEMDRLLQQCWEDVGSQPKNLLFNSVLEGLVRNGSIDTACNLIQSVMGNNRNGGSVLVKYFLNEKEVVTLNTNSFTSVINGLLGAGKVDMALCLFREMVQFGCNPTLSHCNNLIDALCKLNRLEESYELLRQMKEMGLEPTHFTHNCIFGCLCRLEDVEGAVELVRKMRFYGHEPWIKYSTLLVKNLCKHEKAVEACKFLTDMAQEGFLPDIITYSAAINGLIKIKSVDKGLELFQEICARGYCPDVISYNILIKALCKAKRVAEAEGLLNDMMLKGLVPSEVTYNYLIDGWCKNGEIDRAMLCLSKMFGKEREANVITYATLVDGLCNFGRPDDALKLWDEMGRKGCIPNRIAYHTLVNGLCKCGRSSAALVHFNEMKEKEMRPDSYIYIALISAFLSDTNLPCVLDMLKEMVDVGNLPDPLDKNFPIIRGAICKLLEDARTSFSIKHLIAEGKIPDVSLLEGVEGRHEPSI, encoded by the coding sequence ATGGCATTGTCAAGAATCATAAAATCCAATCAAACTCTCGTCAAATCAATCAAACTAATCCCACCGAATTCTTCGTTACTGCATTCCTGCAAAAGCCCCCTGTTTTTCCCCTCAAATCAGCGAAGATCCATTTGTGCAAAGCATCGAAACGACAATTTCCTCTCGTCCGATCAGATCAACATCTCAAATGCCTTCATTTCAATCTTAATCAAACAACCTTTTTCACCAAATAATCCAGAGCTCAACAACCTCGTACCTCTACTCACCCACAAAATCGTCGAATCCGTTCTAAACAACCTCAAAAACTGGAGACTAGCTCAGCAGTTTTTCACATGGGTTTCAAGTCTACCTGGTTATaagcataacatttatacttacaATGCCATGGCTTCTATTCTATCACGTGCTCGACAGAATGCCCAACTGAAGGCTTTGGCTTTGGATGTCGTCGATTCCAATTGTTCTATGAATCCTGGGGCATTGGGATTTTTTattaggtgtttggggagtgttGGGTTGGTGGATGAAGCTAATAACTTGTTTGATCAGGTTCAAAGGATAGGTCTTTGCGTACCGAATAGCTATAGCTATAATTGTTTGTTGGAAGCTTTGTCTAAGTCTAATTTGATTGATTTGGTTGAAATCAGATTGAAGGAGATGAGAAATTTGGGGTTGGAATTTGATAAGTACACCCTGACCCCAGTTTTGCAGGTTTATTGCATTGCCGGGCAGTTTGACCAGGCTTTGAGTGTGTTCAATGAGATGCTTGAAAGGGGATGGGTGGATGAACATGTTTTGTCCATCTTGGTTGTTGCCTTTAGTAAGTGGGGTGAAGTCGATAAGGCAATTGAACTGATAGATCTAATGGAAGAGCGTGGTATGAGGTTGAATGAGAAGACATTTTATGTTCTGATTCATGGATTTGTGAGGGAATCTAGAATGGATAAAGCTCTTTGCTTGTTCGATAAAATCCGGAAATTGGGATTTTGTCGTAGTGTTTCACTTTTTGATGTGATGATTGGAGGGCTTTGTAAGAATAATGAGCGCGAGAAAGCATTGTCTTTATATTCAGAAATGAAAGAGTTGGGAATTGATCCTGATTTTGGGATACTGACAAAGCTGATATATTCTTTttctgaagaagaagaagaaatggacCGGTTGCTTCAACAATGCTGGGAAGATGTCGGTTCACAACCTAAGAACCTGCTTTTCAATTCCGTTCTGGAAGGTCTTGTTCGCAATGGCTCAATAGATACAGCTTGTAATCTTATCCAATCGGTAATGGGGAACAACAGAAATGGTGGTAGTGTCCTTGTGAAGTACTTTTTGAATGAAAAGGAAGTAGTTACCCTTAATACTAACTCATTTACTAGTGTTATCAATGGCTTGCTTGGTGCGGGTAAGGTGGATATGGCACTCTGTCTCTTCCGAGAGATGGTTCAATTTGGTTGTAATCCAACTTTATCGCATTGTAACAATTTGATTGATGCACTGTGCAAGTTAAATAGACTGGAAGAAAGTTATGAACTTTTGAGACAGATGAAGGAAATGGGACTTGAACCAACCCATTTTACTCACAACTGCATCTTTGGGTGTCTTTGTCGGCTAGAAGATGTTGAAGGAGCAGTTGAACTGGTGAGAAAGATGCGCTTTTATGGCCATGAACCATGGATAAAGTATTCTACCTTGCTTGTGAAGAACTTGTGTAAACATGAGAAGGCGGTGGAAGCTTGCAAATTTCTCACTGATATGGCACAAGAAGGTTTTCTTCCCGATATAATTACCTATTCTGCTGCTATAAATGGTTTGATCAAAATTAAATCAGTTGATAAGGGTTTGGAGCTATTCCAAGAAATCTGTGCTCGTGGGTATTGTCCTGATGTAATTTCTTATAACATACTTATAAAAGCGCTCTGTAAGGCCAAAAGAGTTGCAGAAGCTGAGGGTCTTTTGAATGATATGATGTTGAAGGGGCTTGTTCCCTCTGAGGTCACATATAATTATTTGATAGATGGATGGTGCAAAAATGGTGAGATTGACCGAGCTATGCTTTGCCTTTCCAAGATGTTCGGAAAAGAGAGAGAGGCAAATGTGATTACTTATGCAACTTTAGTTGATGGATTGTGCAATTTTGGAAGACCTGATGATGCTCTAAAGCTATGGGATGAAATGGGTAGAAAAGGATGCATTCCCAACAGAATTGCTTACCACACTCTCGTCAATGGACTTTGCAAGTGTGGTAGATCCTCTGCTGCTTTAGTTCATTtcaatgagatgaaagaaaaggaaatgagaCCTGACAGCTATATCTATATAGCACTAATAAGTGCTTTTCTATCAGAcacaaacttaccttgtgttCTCGATATGTTAAAAGAGATGGTCGATGTAGGAAATTTACCAGATCCACTAGATAAGAACTTCCCTATCATAAGAGGTGCAATTTGTAAATTGTTAGAAGACGCCAGAACGTCTTTTAGCATAAAACACCTTATAGCCGAGGGCAAGATCCCAGATGTTAGTCTCTTGGAAGGAGTTGAAGGTAGACATGAGCCCTCTATATGA
- the LOC108474444 gene encoding uncharacterized protein LOC108474444 yields the protein MATDLDRLYGCTAKPSSVLNFIFMSIANMARKMLISTSSSKAENTGKWKLTDHLRFMVMLISWLMLWVLRFFMDLFSCSMISSPDYHLGGSSSVRRFQLSPYSSSATEEALPSCGSSLDLILRNRVDVDGLAVKALVKALTHVLALLNEIPASSRKYQYTMAMADQIMEDNARHGHSAVLHVNRLALASSFTRTSALLYRCLQVQTSPSGDYGDSWHLRAIKAIPFGSCIASYMKAITMFLNAAFSWFDTATTLFQRRDYNVEPDIMA from the exons ATGGCAACTGATTTAGATAGACTATATGGCTGCACAGCGAAGCCTTCAAGCGTGTTGAATTTCATCTTCATGTCCATAGCTAACATGGCAAGAAAGATGCTTATCTCAACTTCAAGCTCAAAAGCTGAGAACACAGGGAAGTGGAAGCTAACAGATCACTTGAGGTTCATGGTTATGCTAATAAGTTGGCTGATGTTGTGGGTTCTTAGGTTTTTTATGGACCTCTTCTCCTGCTCTATGATTTCCTCTCCGGACTATCACCTTGGTGGCTCGTCATCTGTCAGGCGATTCCAGCTATCACCATATTCATCATCAGCAACAGAAGAAGCATTGCCATCTTGTGGTTCATCATTGGATTTGATCCTTCGCAACAGGGTCGATGTTGATGGACTAGCTGTTAAAGCCCTAGTCAAAGCACTAACTCAT GTTTTGGCCTTGTTGAATGAGATACCAGCTTCATCAAGAAAATACCAATACACAATGGCGATGGCTGACCAGATCATGGAAGATAATGCAAGGCACGGCCACTCAGCGGTTCTCCATGTTAACCGTTTGGCTCTCGCTTCGTCTTTTACACGTACTTCTGCCCTGTTATACCGATGCCTCCAAGTCCAAACCTCGCCATCGGGAGACTATGGTGACTCATGGCACTTGCGAGCTATCAAGGCAATCCCTTTCGGCTCCTGCATAGCGTCATACATGAAGGCCATCACCATGTTCTTGAATGCCGCATTTTCCTGGTTTGACACCGCCACAACGCTTTTCCAGAGGAGGGATTACAATGTAGAGCCGGACATAATGGCTTAG
- the LOC108476345 gene encoding E3 ubiquitin ligase BIG BROTHER-related-like — MSAEQKEQEPNPNPNGCSNGNENLNTESEHEERQEDRQEHEQEREQPPRQSSTRTPFTNLSQVDADLALARTLQEQERAYMMLRMNNDGGSDYGSWEAGSYLHDDDDDDDFGDSHDHDITDGDDEDEDDGEQEDEDEEEYDGTDADDDEDAFDVHAHAEDGDEDNNPSAELDPAAFSSDEAFARALQDAEEREMAARLLALAGINDREIFTLEDHGGHSQDTWEEVDPDELSYEELLALGEVVGTESRGLSADSLASLPSIKYKAGSSQTGSNDSCVICRVDYDDGDSLTVLSCKHSYHPECINNWLKINKVCPVCSAEVSTSGQS; from the exons ATGTCGGCCGAACAGAAAGAACAAGAACCTAACCCTAACCCTAATGGTTGCAGCAACGGCAATGAAAATTTGAACACTGAAAGTGAACATGAAGAAAGACAAGAAGACAGACAAGAACACGAACAGGAACGAGAACAGCCGCCACGTCAGTCTTCGACAAGAACTCCTTTCACTAATCTCAGTCAGGTTGATGCTGACCTGGCTCTTGCTCGAACCCTACAAGAACAg gaAAGGGCGTATATGATGCTTAGGATGAATAATGATGGTGGGAGTGATTATGGAAGTTGGGAGGCTGGGAGCTATTTGCATGATGATGACGATGATGATGATTTTGGGGATTCCCATGATCATGATATTACTGACGGCGATGATGAGGATGAGGATGATGGTGAACAGGAGGATGAAGATGAAGAGGAATATGATGGGACTGATGCCGATGATGATGAGGATGCGTTTGATGTGCATGCACATGCTGAGGATGGTGATGAGGATAACAACCCTAGTGCTGAACTCGACCCAGCTGCTTTTTCGAGTGATGAGGCTTTTGCTAGAGCGCTTCAGGACGCTGAGGAAAGAGAAATGGCTGCTAGATTGTTGGCCTTAGCTGGGATTAATGATA GAGAAATTTTTACATTAGAGGATCATGGAGGTCACTCCCAG GATACATGGGAAGAAGTTGATCCCGATGAGCTTTCGTATGAG GAACTCCTTGCACTTGGTGAAGTTGTTGGAACTGAGAGTAGAGGGCTTTCGGCTGATTCACTTGCCTCCTTGCCTTCCATAAAGTACAAGGCAGGAAGCAGTCAGACAGGAAGCAATGATTC GTGTGTCATATGCCGTGTAGATTACGATGATGGTGACTCCCTGACAGTGCTTTCTTGCAAGCATTCATATCATCCTGAGTGCATAAATAATTGGTTGAAAATAAACAAG GTCTGCCCTGTTTGTAGTGCTGAGGTCTCAACCTCGGGTCAGAGCTAG